From the genome of Streptomyces sp. JH34:
GTGCTGCAGACGCCGCGCGGAGCCGTCTACTGCGTGAGCCAGCGGGCCGAGCACATCTGGGAGGGCGTCAGTTCCGCGACGACGCGCTCCCGCCCGATCATCAACACCCGGGACGAGCCGCACGCCGACGCCGAGCGGTACCGCCGCCTCCACGTCATCGTCGGTGACTCCAACATGTCCGAGACGACCATGCTCCTCAAGGTCGGTGCCACCGACCTCGTGCTGCGCATGATCGAAGCGGGCACCGTGATGCGCGACCTGACTCTGGAGAACCCGATCCGGGCCATCCGGGAGGTCAGCCACGACACCACGGGACAGCGAAAGGTGCGCCTGGCCAGCGGCCGTGAGGCGTCGGCCATCGAGGTCCAGCGCGAGTACTACGAGAAGGCCGTCGACTTCGTCGAGCGCCGGGGCATCCGCACCGGCACCGTCGACCAGGTCCTCGAACTGTGGGGCCGCACGCTGGACGCCATCGAGGCCGAGGACCTCGACCGGATCGGCACCGAGATCGACTGGGTCATGAAGTACAAGCTCATCGAGCGGTACCGGGCCAAGCACAACATGACGATGTCGAACCCGAGGGTCGCTCAGATAGACCTCGCCTACCACGACATCCACCGCAGGCGGGGGCTCTACTACCTCCTGGAGCGCAAGGGACAGGCCACGCGCATCTGCAACGACCTGAAGATCTTCGAGGGCAAGTCGGTGCCCCCGCAGACCACCAGGGCGCGACTGCGCGGCGACTTCATCCGCCGGGCCCAGGAGCAGCGGCGGGACTTCACCGTCGACTGGGTCCACCTCAAGCTCAACGACCAGGCGCAGCGCACCGTGCTGTGCAAGGACCCTTTCCGTTCCGTCGACGACCGGGTGGAGAAGCTCATCGCGGGCATGTGATCCGGGACAGGAATGTCCCTCCCGAATGCGACCGGGCCCCGTACGTTCCTCGTACGGGGCCCTTCGCTCGGCCTAGAGTGTCGGGGACCATTCACGTGCCGTCTGAGATCTGAGGAACCAGTGCGCCGACTTGCCGGCCTTCTCGTCGTCCCCCTTCTGCTGCTGTCCACGGCTGCGTGCGGCGATGACAAGGCCTCCGACTCCGCCTCGACCGAGAAGGGCTTCCCCGCGATCACCGCGGGCGCGAAGTTCGGCGAGAAGCCCACCCTGGCGAAGGGTGAGGGGGATCCCCCCAAGGAGCTGAAGACCGATGTCATCAGTGAGGGTGACGGCGCGAAGCTCAAGAACGGCGACGCGATCCAGGTCAACTACCTCGGGCAGACGTGGGACTCCACCAAGCCGTTCGACAACAGCTTCGACCGTAAGCAGCCGTTCGATCTGACGCTCGGCGCGGGCATGGTCATCCAGGGCTGGGACAAGGGGCTCGTCGGCCAGAAGGTCGGCAGCCGTGTCGAGCTGGTCATCCCGCCGGAGCTCGGTTACGGCGAGCAGGGCCAGGGAAAGGACATCAAGCCCAACGCCACCCTCGTCTTCGTCGTCGACATCGTGAAGGCCACGCAGATCCCGGCGTCCGCCGAGGGATCCGAGGTGGCCCAGGACAACATCGACCTGCCCAAGGTCGGCACGAAGACCGACGGCAAGGCCCCGACGGTCACGATCCCCAAGAGCGACCCGCCGAAGAAGCTGGTCTCCAACTACATCCTGGAGTCCAAGGGCGAGGTCATCAAGGAGACCGACAGCGTCGTCGTGAACTACGTGGGTCTCCTCTGGAAGGACAGCAAGGCCTTCGACAGCACCTACCAGACCGGTAAGACGCAGACCTTCCCGCTGGCCCAGGTCACCTTGAAGGGTCTCAAGAACGGGCTGGTCGGCAAGAAGGTCGGCAGCCGCGTGCTGCTCGTCATCCCGCCGGACCAGGCCTTCGGCAACGAGGCGCAGCAGTCCATCCCCGCCAAGTCCACCCTCGTGTTCGCCGTGGACCTCCTGGCGAAGATGTAAGACTGTCCCGGTTGCACAGTTCATCAGTAAGAGGAGCAGCTCAGTGAGCATCGACAAGCCCGAGATCGACTTCCCGGGTGGCGAGCCGCCGGCCGACCTGGAGATCAAGGAAATCTGGGAGGGCGACGGACCGGTGGCCCAGGCGGGTCAGACCGTCTCCGTGCACTACGTCGGTGTCGCCTTCTCCACCGGCGAGGAGTTCGACGCCTCCTGGAACCGCGGCACCCCGCTGCAGTTCCAGCTCGGGGCCGGCCAGGTCATCGCAGGCTGGGACAAGGGCGTCCAGGGCATGAAGGTCGGCGGCCGTCGCCAGCTGACCATCCCCGCGCACCTCGCCTACGGCGACCGCGGCGCGGGCGGCGGCGCGATCGCCCCCGGCGAGACGCTGATCTTCGTCTGCGACCTCGTCGGCGTCTGATCCGTCCGTCCGCAGAAGTCGGGGCCCGTGCCGTGAGGCACGGGCCCTCGCTTTGGCCCGGACACCCCGGGGCGGTACGGTCGACGGTCGGAGAGCACGTCGAGAAAGGGCGTCGATGGCGATTGCCAAGGCCGAACGGCTGATGAACCTGGCACTGTGTCTGCTGGGTACCCGGCGTCCGCTCAGCAAGCGTGAACTCCGCGGGTCCATCGAGGCCTACCTGGAGGCGGGCAACGACGACTCCTTCAACCGGATGTTCGAGCGCGACAAGGACGATCTGCGCGAACTCGGCCTGATCATCGAGACCGTCGAGAACCTGGACGGCGACACCGGGTACCTCGCGCGCCGTGACAGCAACCGGCTGCCCCCCATCACCCTGGACGCCGAGGAGGCCGCGGCCCTCGGGCTCGCCGCCAAGGTCT
Proteins encoded in this window:
- the pafA gene encoding Pup--protein ligase, whose translation is MDRRIFGLENEYGVTCTFRGQRRLSPDEVARYLFRRVVSWGRSSNVFLRNGARLYLDVGSHPEYATPECDNVTELVTHDKAGERILEGLLVDAERRLHEEGIAGDVYLFKNNTDSAGNSYGCHENYLVARHGEFSRLADILIPFLVTRQLICGAGKVLQTPRGAVYCVSQRAEHIWEGVSSATTRSRPIINTRDEPHADAERYRRLHVIVGDSNMSETTMLLKVGATDLVLRMIEAGTVMRDLTLENPIRAIREVSHDTTGQRKVRLASGREASAIEVQREYYEKAVDFVERRGIRTGTVDQVLELWGRTLDAIEAEDLDRIGTEIDWVMKYKLIERYRAKHNMTMSNPRVAQIDLAYHDIHRRRGLYYLLERKGQATRICNDLKIFEGKSVPPQTTRARLRGDFIRRAQEQRRDFTVDWVHLKLNDQAQRTVLCKDPFRSVDDRVEKLIAGM
- a CDS encoding FKBP-type peptidyl-prolyl cis-trans isomerase; this encodes MRRLAGLLVVPLLLLSTAACGDDKASDSASTEKGFPAITAGAKFGEKPTLAKGEGDPPKELKTDVISEGDGAKLKNGDAIQVNYLGQTWDSTKPFDNSFDRKQPFDLTLGAGMVIQGWDKGLVGQKVGSRVELVIPPELGYGEQGQGKDIKPNATLVFVVDIVKATQIPASAEGSEVAQDNIDLPKVGTKTDGKAPTVTIPKSDPPKKLVSNYILESKGEVIKETDSVVVNYVGLLWKDSKAFDSTYQTGKTQTFPLAQVTLKGLKNGLVGKKVGSRVLLVIPPDQAFGNEAQQSIPAKSTLVFAVDLLAKM
- a CDS encoding FKBP-type peptidyl-prolyl cis-trans isomerase, whose product is MSIDKPEIDFPGGEPPADLEIKEIWEGDGPVAQAGQTVSVHYVGVAFSTGEEFDASWNRGTPLQFQLGAGQVIAGWDKGVQGMKVGGRRQLTIPAHLAYGDRGAGGGAIAPGETLIFVCDLVGV